The genomic interval AAGCCGATAGCTGCCAGGTGCAGAATAACCGCATTCATTCTCAGTCAACAATGGAAAGCACTTCCGGAAACGCCATTCATGTGTGGTACTGCAACACCATGCTGATAGAGGATAATCAGGTTTCCGGTCACCGGGATGGCATCTATTTCGAGTTTGTAAGCAACAGCCGAATTATAAACAATATCAGTACAAAAAACCTGCGCTATGGATTGCACTTTATGTTTTCCGATAACAATGTATACCGCAGCAACCGGTTTATTAACAATGGCGCTGGAGTAGCTGTGATGTATTCCAAACATATTACCATGGTAGAAAACACATTCCAGAATAACTGGGGCGCTTCTGCTTATGGCATTTTACTCAAAGACATCACCGATAGCCGTATTGAGAAGAATACTTTTTTGCAAAATACAGTCGGTATCCATGCGGAAGGCACCAACCGTACAATTATTCAGCACAATGAATTCCGCCAGAATGGATGGGCATTGCGCATGATGGGAAGCTGTGAAGAACTCCGTTTTGAACGTAATAACTTCATCGCCAATACTTTTGAAGTGGCCTCCAGTAATAATTACACAAGTAATAATACATTTAATGGCAATTACTGGAGCAGTTATACAGGCTACGACCTCGATAGAGATGGCACCGGAGATGTGCCGCATAAACCCGTTAAATTATTTTCTTACCTGATAGAAGATGTGCCTACGGCGATGGTGCTGATCAGGAGTTTATTTATTGATTTACTGGAGCTGGCAGAAAGAGTAGCCCCTGTATTAACGCCCGCAACGATTCAGGATGATGGTCCTAGTATGCGTTTAAACCACTGGTAACGATGATTGAGATTCAACACATATATAAATCGTTTGGAAAACTCCAGGTGCTGAAAGGCGTGAATGTACGCATGGAGCCTGGAAAAATTTATGCTTTTCTTGGGCCTAATGGTTCTGGAAAGACAACTTTGATTAAATCTATCCTGGGGCTGGTAAATCTGGATGCCGGAGAAATTCTGATAAACGGGCAAAATATCAAACACAACTGGCAATACAAAAATGGGATTGGCTATATGCCCCAGATCGCCCGTTTCCCTGAAAACCTCAATATGATGGAGTTAATCCGCATGCTTAAAGACATCCGTAAAATGCCTTCCTGTGAGGAGCAATACATCCGCTACTTTGAACTGGAGAATTTCCAAAACAAAGCATTAAAGAATTTATCAGGAGGTACGAGGCAGAAAGTGAATGCCATTTTAACGTTCATGTTCAATCCGGATATTCTCATTTTCGATGAACCTTCTGCCGGCCTGGATCCGGTTTCGCATATTAAGCTGAAAGACCTGATTCTGCAGGAGAAAGAAAAGGGAAAAACCATTTTGCTTACCACCCATATGTTAAGCGAAGTAGAAGAACTGGCTGATGAAGTGATATACCTGCTGGATGGCAAAATTTATTTCCAGGGCACTGTATCAGAATTGCTTTATTCCCAGGATGAACTCCGCCTGGAGCGGGCTATTGCAAAAATCACTCAAAAAAAAACGGCTAAAGAAAGGATAAAGGTATGAATACCTTAGCAAAAATAATCAAATACTCATTTTACGATACCTTACGTAGCTGGTGGGCTTTACTGTATGGCCTGTTTTTTCTGACCCTAACCTCTACTCTACTCTATTTTTCCGGCGATTTTACCAAAGCGCTGGTAAGCTTACTGAATGTAGTGTTGCTGCTGGTTCCCCTGATCAGCACGGTGTTTGGCACTATGTATTTTTACAATTCCAGGGAATTTTCTGAGCTATTGCTGGCACAACCTATCAAACGCAGCCACCTGTTTCTGGGTCAGTACCTGGGATTAACTATCTCGCTGCTACTAAGTTTTTGCCTGGGTCTGGGAATCGCTTTTGTCATTTATGCAGGCACTTTAGAAGAGAGCAAACATCTGTTTATGCTGATGCTGTGTGGCTCTTTACTAACGGCTATATTTACAGCTGTTGCTTTCCTGGTATCTGTCAGTTTCGAGGACCGCATTAAAGGGTTTGGAATCGCTATCCTGCTCTGGCTGTTTACAGCGGTTATCTACGATGGATTATTGTTGGCATTTCTGGTCATATTTGATGACTATCCCCTGGAAAAAGTATCTATAGGCATCACGCTTTTCAACCCCATTGACCTGTCCAGAATACTCATTTTACTGCGTCTGGAAACGGCGGCTTTGCTGGGATATACTGGAGCTGTTTTTGAAAAATTCTTTGGTACCCTGCAAGGTACACTCATTTCTTTTTGTACACTGGTATTATGGATTGTATTGCCGCTGCTGCTTTTTGTAAGAAAGGTGAGCCGTAAAGATTTCTAGCATATAGCAGATATAGTCATTTTTAGAATCCACCTATCATGTCAAAACCTGCTCCTTTCTTATTGCCTGTAGCCATACTTTCGGCACTTACCGGAGTTGTTACTGGCTTATACCGCATCGGATGGGTTGGGTTCCCTGCCAACGCCGCTGGAGAACATGGGGCTATTATGGTAGGCTGCTTCATGGGAACCTTAATAAGCCTGGAGAGAGCTGTGGCGCTACAAAATAGATACGCCTTGTTTGTTCCGGCTATAGGGGTGGGAAGCCTTATTGCCTTTTTAGCCGGTTTCAAAGAAGCTGCATATATACTGTTGATTATAACTAGTATTGGCCTAACAGGAATTACTTTTTATTTGCAGAGCCGCCTTTCTAGTACAGGATTTGTAATTGCTTTCACAGGGGCGATTTGCTGGCTTCTGGGAAATGTAATGCTCGTACTCTGGAACATGTATCCGGTAGCAGTTTCCTGGTGGATGGGTTTTATATTGCTTACTATTGTTTCTTCCAGACTAAAATCAAGTATTTCGCCAGAAGCGGCTAAGTTTAAATTTACTACATTATACCTGGTAATTGGCCTCGTTACAGCAGGCTTGCTGATGCCTTTTCATGGAACAGGACGCTATGTGATGGGAGCAGGATTAGCTTGTACTGCCCTTTGGTTACTAAAGTATGATGCCGCCAGAGAAAGCATGAAAGGAGAAGAAGTAAACAGGTATTCTGGATTGCTCATACT from Rhodocytophaga rosea carries:
- a CDS encoding nitrous oxide reductase family maturation protein NosD; its protein translation is MEMLTNTYSNCILQKQALASGVRASVAFLLLFLLTSISQVSVAQSLLVGKTGTIQSVKKAIQLAQPHDTIYISQGTYLESDIIINKPLTLIGRHNPVIDGQFTGEIITIQADSVVVEGLVLQNVKVSAIKDYAAIRISRSKHCILRNNQIRNAFFGIYLEKADSCQVQNNRIHSQSTMESTSGNAIHVWYCNTMLIEDNQVSGHRDGIYFEFVSNSRIINNISTKNLRYGLHFMFSDNNVYRSNRFINNGAGVAVMYSKHITMVENTFQNNWGASAYGILLKDITDSRIEKNTFLQNTVGIHAEGTNRTIIQHNEFRQNGWALRMMGSCEELRFERNNFIANTFEVASSNNYTSNNTFNGNYWSSYTGYDLDRDGTGDVPHKPVKLFSYLIEDVPTAMVLIRSLFIDLLELAERVAPVLTPATIQDDGPSMRLNHW
- a CDS encoding ABC transporter ATP-binding protein — translated: MIEIQHIYKSFGKLQVLKGVNVRMEPGKIYAFLGPNGSGKTTLIKSILGLVNLDAGEILINGQNIKHNWQYKNGIGYMPQIARFPENLNMMELIRMLKDIRKMPSCEEQYIRYFELENFQNKALKNLSGGTRQKVNAILTFMFNPDILIFDEPSAGLDPVSHIKLKDLILQEKEKGKTILLTTHMLSEVEELADEVIYLLDGKIYFQGTVSELLYSQDELRLERAIAKITQKKTAKERIKV
- a CDS encoding ABC transporter permease yields the protein MNTLAKIIKYSFYDTLRSWWALLYGLFFLTLTSTLLYFSGDFTKALVSLLNVVLLLVPLISTVFGTMYFYNSREFSELLLAQPIKRSHLFLGQYLGLTISLLLSFCLGLGIAFVIYAGTLEESKHLFMLMLCGSLLTAIFTAVAFLVSVSFEDRIKGFGIAILLWLFTAVIYDGLLLAFLVIFDDYPLEKVSIGITLFNPIDLSRILILLRLETAALLGYTGAVFEKFFGTLQGTLISFCTLVLWIVLPLLLFVRKVSRKDF